The following are encoded together in the Drosophila biarmipes strain raj3 chromosome 3L, RU_DBia_V1.1, whole genome shotgun sequence genome:
- the LOC108034528 gene encoding vacuolar protein-sorting-associated protein 36 — protein sequence MNRFAYVEARLSPNESFVSRDNKVKIYDGDQKTEFEEGEVVLTTHRLFWGRPGEIARAAVTLCLPLSYVISLSEETTASNFFGRKTRIIMHLRPPSPDKGPGPLDTSRATHIKLSGKNGLSVEFHSALRETLNARVWEIMLTSETTVNGLASSPTSEPANDRLARIQKRTGIGGIERHLEAKAKATDENIALAFQDLSVLMAMAKDMVAVSKTISSKIREQKGEISDDETVRFKSYLMSLGIDDPVTRDNFTSNSAYFSSLARQICEMLLDPLEEQGGMMSLADVYCRVNRARGLELLSPEDLLHACEQLSGPIRLRSFPSGARVLQLESHDDELIAVDTLEQVESAESLAVEELAKQLGISLLLAKERLLVAERLGKVCRDESVEGLRFYPNRLLNRD from the exons ATGAATCGCTTCGCCTACGTTGAGGCCCGCTTGAGTCCCAACGAATCCTTCGTCAGCCGCGACAACAAGGTGAAAATCTACGATGGCGACCAGAAG ACGGAGTTCGAGGAGGGCGAAGTGGTGCTCACCACACATCGACTGTTCTGGGGTCGTCCTGGCGAAATAGCCCGGGCCGCCGTCACCCTCTGCCTGCCACTCAGCTATGTGATCTCGCTCAGCGAGGAGACGACTGCCTCCAACTTCTTTGGCCGCAAGACCCGCATCATCATGCACCTGCGTCCGCCGTCGCCGGACAAGGGACCCGGCCCGCTGGACACCAGTCGCGCCACCCACATCAAGCTGTCCGGCAAGAACGGCCTGAGCGTGGAGTTCCACAGTGCGCTGCGCGAGACCCTGAACGCGCGCGTCTGGGAAATCATGCTGACCAGCGAGACAACCGTCAATGGGCTGGCCAGCAGTCCCACATCGGAGCCTGCCAACGATAGGCTGGCTCGCATTCAGAAGCGAACCGGAATCGGCGGCATTGAGCGGCACCTGGAGGCCAAGGCCAAGGCCACGGATGAGAACATTGCCCTGGCCTTTCAGGATCTCAGCGTGCTGATGGCCATGGCCAAGGATATGGTGGCCGTGTCCAAGACCATAAGCAGCAAGATACGCGAGCAGAAGGGCGAGATATCCGACGATGAGACGGTGCGTTTCAAATCCTACCTCATGAGCCTGGGCATCGATGATCCCGTGACGCGGGACAACTTCACCAGCAACTCTGCCTACTTCAGCAGTTTGGCCCGCCAGATTTGCGAGATGCTGCTAGATCCGCTCGAG GAGCAAGGCGGCATGATGTCCTTGGCCGACGTCTACTGCCGTGTGAATCGGGCCCGAGGCTTGGAGCTGCTCTCGCCCGAGGATTTGCTGCACGCCTGCGAGCAGCTCAGTGGTCCCATACGCCTGCGCAGCTTTCCCAGCGGCGCCAGGGTGCTGCAACTGGAGTCCCATGATGATGAACTGATTGCTGTGGACACGCTTGAGCAGGTGGAGTCCGCCGAGTCTCTGGCCGTCGAGGAGCTGGCCAAGCAGCTGGGAATATCGCTCTTGCTGGCCAAGGAGCGGCTGCTAGTGGCCGAGCGGCTGGGCAAGGTGTGCCGCGACGAATCCGTGGAAGGTCTGCGTTTCTACCCCAATCGCCTGCTGAACCGCGACTAA